The Monodelphis domestica isolate mMonDom1 chromosome 7, mMonDom1.pri, whole genome shotgun sequence genome window below encodes:
- the NACAD gene encoding NAC-alpha domain-containing protein 1 translates to MPGEATRAELLLPTGGGPGPRTVEPHDAAASTPSGDSSIRGDLTPGPVSIPLTFLPSKQGDRPQPEGASSDAGAGSTSSSRTALGECGPVVGLPRSLPEEPLTLEGLEPRVVMGEETNGSGPRQAAAELPKEPLAAEPLMVTASELRDLEGRRAGPSPPPELLSQGDLPVPSPRLDPDPYFTAPSTPTKLACSYLFSHTLCLSEEPSDTEADILGSPPTSPSGSYITAEGGSWASSSSFSTSPSCSPNLLMETEGPDSPGNRDVPLLYSNEEGGQESPLDGASDSDDTELLPSGPQDLPSSESSLSGDSGSSWSTGRREHPFPEAGFPGSEPMIPATLLPFRGSLIFEADAVEIMLLPQEEALSRDSEGEDDSTSASFLQSLSEMSINEGVDEAFAFRDDTSAASSDSDSVSYAGEEDERLYSEEPHAQPPAPLWLGSPESGENLADKKEELGSICLPARWTEPAAMALTPQGLKEMDLKSIEVTTSHSTQEVTDLESVVVSVTPQTLQEGVNLEPIAMKTSQAVQEGVDLEPIAMKTSQAVQEGVDLEPIAMKTSQAVQEGVDLEPIAMKTSQAVQEGVDLEPIAMKTSQAVQEGVDLEPIAMKTSQAVQEGVDLEPIATKTSQAVQGVDLEPIATKTSQAVQEGVDLEPIATKTSQAVQEGVDLEPIAMKTSQAVQEGVDLDPIAMKTSQAVQEGVDLDPIAMKTSQVVQEGVDLEPIAMKTSQTIQETVGQEPIATISQTTEEAVDLEPVTMKTSQVVQETVDLEPIAIKTSQTIQEAVDLEPIAIKTSQTIEEAVDLEPVIMKTSQVVQETVDLESIATMISQTIEEAEDIEPIATMTSQTIQETVGQEPIAIISHTIEEAVDLEHIAMMTSQTIEEAEDIEPIAVMTSQTIQETIDVEPIAKKTSQTIEEAIGQEPIAMNISQTIQETLDVESIAMKTSQTIEEAVDLEPAAMISQTIEEAVDVEPVATKTSQTIQAAGLKPIAVTSQALQETVELEPVAMKPSQTQKETIGLEPIAVAETPQTLQEVGLEFSAVTCQTLQEVSLKPIAVTPQTPQEEPGFTLGSKPITLEMLQADRTQETPETLPARGQEVREEEKQEWPQDGESFPGAEPSFPQREAPPETWKLADGQDQGAEGQKGLVGEDEGARLDPLTEKSSVVISKGSENSLSRDIDEERRPPISLECSLRCPPSSREEEPDLGSEGSVGEQESSEQGSVSPPKMDLVSGPADAIPASDEIGAPGPTSGSRMEQIDVLGKEFLAEVEFNVEENCPEPAAQKPSLDEETPEPTGAPEPASRAKESRGSPGVPEGPQLDLARDAEQASFLGRAEGPSSPSPELTDLPFVPKPPKTSIVASVSPVGTDESHGPKLLVERAPSSLLSPTSRSPKEPRGAAEEKSALPRGKPPNAAGGQNTKLGKSQPRSAAPVAAFKEAQSPSSPLILMPSPVAPQAPPSPEASSNKGPPLPLAQKQEGGRVEGAITSSARAVSGNSPPSSLCPSDPDTAAARKVGSPRHRSPRGQGLASPRTPTPKAVPYAKDQAPAGSPEVISNPCSRGLWAGQAPLGGSGPQVVPKSPTPSQVPLGPVPGPGVWAPTLSRAGLAATRREEYGIRDVAPPAGSRKSREGTERPPLQGSGQSRSSSSSEADPLSRCAELEDLRQAANMALRPAAGALPNHRGSRNDSESNGESLPELEEPDNSDPRTAPPQAQLAHSVGSEETINKAKQSRSEKKARKAMSKLGLRQIHGVTRITIRKSKNILFVISKPDVFKSPASDIYIVFGEAKIEDLSQQVHKAAAEKFKVPAEPSPIITETVPGLGAKEESDEEEVDETGLEVRDIELVMAQANVSRAKAVRALRHNNNDIVNAIMELTM, encoded by the exons TTGAACCCCATGATGCTGCTGCCTCTACACCCAGTGGGGACTCGTCCATAAGGGGAGACCTGACTCCGGGACCAGTTTCCATCCCCTTGACCTTCCTACCCTCCAAGCAGGGTGACCGGCCACAACCAGAGGGGGCCAGCTCAGATGCTGGGGCGGGCAGCACCAGTTCTAGCCGAACTGCCTTGGGAGAGTGCGGTCCTGTGGTGGGACTCCCCAGAAGCCTCCCCGAGGAGCCCCTCACCCTGGAGGGTCTGGAGCCTCGGGTCGTGATGGGTGAGGAAACAAATGGCAGTGGGCCCCGACAGGCTGCTGCTGAGCTGCCCAAGGAGCCCCTGGCGGCGGAACCCCTGATGGTGACAGCCTCAGAGCTCAGGGACTTGGAGGGCAGGCGGGCTGGCCCCAGCCCACCCCCCGAGCTGCTCTCTCAGGGTGACCTCCCTGTGCCTTCCCCCCGCCTGGACCCAGACCCTTACTTCACggctccctccacccccaccaaGCTGGCCTGTTCCTATCTGTTCAGCCACACTCTCTGCCTGAGCGAGGAGCCCAGTGACACGGAGGCCGACATCCTCGGCTCACCACCCACCTCCCCCTCAGGATCCTATATCACCgcagaggggggcagctgggcctCTTCCAGCAGCTTCAGCACATCCCCATCCTGCTCCCCCAACCTGCTAATGGAGACCGAGGGGCCGGACTCTCCTGGGAACAGGGATGTCCCTCTGCTCTATTCCAACGAGGAAGGTGGCCAAGAGAGTCCCCTCGATGGGGCGTCTGACTCGGACGACACGGAGCTTCTGCCTTCGGGGCCCCAGGACCTCCCCTCCTCGGAGTCGAGTCTCTCCGGGGACAGTGGCTCCTCTTGGAGCACGGGGAGAAGGGAGCACCCTTTCCCTGAGGCTGGCTTCCCTGGCAGCGAGCCCATGATCCCGGCTACCCTGCTGCCGTTCAGAGGCAGTCTCATCTTCGAGGCTGATGCTGTGGAGATCATGCTGCTGCCCCAGGAAGAAGCTCTGAGTAGAGACAGCGAAGGTGAGGATGACAGTACTTCAGCCTCCTTCCTGCAGTCCCTGTCAGAGATGTCCATCAACGAGGGTGTGGATGAGGCCTTCGCCTTCCGAGATGACACTTCAGCTGCCTCTTCTGACTCTGACTCGGTTTCCTATGCCGGGGAAGAGGACGAGCGGCTCTATAGTGAAGAGCCCCATGCCCAGCCTCCGGCTCCTCTCTGGCTAGGCTCCCCAGAGTCTGGGGAGAACTTAGCTGATAAGAAGGAAGAATTAGGATCTATTTGCCTCCCAGCACGGTGGACAGAGCCTGCTGCCATGGCATTGACCCCTCAGGGCCTAAAAGAAATGGATCTAAAGTCCATTGAAGTGACAACATCTCATTCCACACAAGAAGTAACAGACCTAGAATCTGTTGTTGTGTCAGTGACCCCTCAGACCCTACAAGAAGGAGTAAACTTAGAACCCATTGCCATGAAGACATCTCAGGCTGTGCAAGAAGGAGTAGACTTAGAACCCATTGCCATGAAGACATCTCAGGCTGTGCAAGAAGGAGTAGACTTAGAACCCATTGCCATGAAGACATCTCAGGCTGTGCAAGAAGGAGTAGACTTAGAACCCATTGCCATGAAGACATCTCAGGCTGTGCAAGAAGGAGTAGACTTAGAACCCATTGCCATGAAGACATCTCAGGCTGTGCAAGAAGGAGTAGACTTAGAACCCATTGCCATGAAGACATCTCAGGCTGTGCAAGAAGGAGTAGACTTAGAACCCATTGCCACGAAGACATCTCAGGCTGTGCAAGGAGTAGACTTAGAACCCATTGCCACGAAGACATCTCAGGCTGTGCAAGAAGGAGTAGACTTAGAACCCATTGCCACGAAGACATCTCAGGCTGTGCAAGAAGGAGTAGACTTAGAACCCATTGCCATGAAGACATCTCAGGCTGTGCAAGAAGGAGTAGACTTAGATCCCATTGCCATGAAGACATCTCAGGCTGTGCAAGAAGGAGTAGACTTAGATCCCATTGCCATGAAAACATCTCAAGTTGTGCAAGAAGGAGTAGACTTAGAACCCATTGCCATGAAGACATCTCAGACCATACAAGAAACAGTAGGCCAAGAACCCATTGCTACAATATCTCAGACCACAGAAGAAGCAGTAGACCTAGAACCTGTGACCATGAAGACATCTCAAGTTGTACAAGAAACAGTAGACCTAGAACCGATTGCCATCAAGACATCTCAGACCATACAAGAAGCAGTAGACCTAGAACCCATTGCCATCAAGACATCTCAGACCATAGAAGAAGCAGTAGACCTAGAACCCGTGATCATGAAGACATCTCAAGTTGTACAAGAAACAGTAGACCTAGAATCCATTGCCACGATGATATCTCAGACCATAGAAGAAGCAGAAGATATAGAACCCATTGCCACAATGACATCTCAGACCATACAAGAAACAGTAGGCCAAGAACCCATTGCTATAATATCTCACACCATAGAAGAAGCAGTTGACCTAGAACATATTGCCATGATGACATCTCAGACCATAGAAGAAGCAGAAGACATAGAACCCATTGCTGTGATGACATCTCAGACCATTCAAGAAACAATAGATGTAGAACCCATTGCCAAGAAGACATCTCAGACTATAGAAGAAGCAATAGGTCAAGAACCCATTGCTATGAATATATCTCAGACCATACAAGAAACATTAGATGTAGAATCCATTGCCATGAAGACATCTCAGACCATAGAAGAAGCAGTAGACCTAGAACCTGCTGCCATGATATCTCAGACCATAGAAGAAGCAGTGGATGTAGAGCCTGTGGCCACTAAGACATCTCAGACCATACAAGCAGCAGGCCTAAAACCCATTGCCGTGACATCTCAGGCCCTACAAGAAACGGTAGAACTAGAACCTGTTGCCATGAAACCATCTCAGACCCAAAAAGAAACGATAGGCTTAGAACCTATTGCTGTGGCAGAGACTCCTCAGACTCTACAAGAAGTAGGGCTAGAATTCAGTGCTGTGACATGTCAGACATTACAAGAAGTAAGCCTGAAGCCCATAGCAGTAACCCCTCAGACTCCACAGGAGGAACCAGGCTTCACCTTGGGCTCAAAGCCTATTACTCTGGAAATGCTTCAGGCTGACAGAACCCAGGAAACACCAGAGACTCTCCCTGCCAGGGGCCAGGaggtgagagaggaagagaaacaagAGTGGCCCCAGGATGGAGAGTCCTTCCCTGGAGCTGAACCATCGTTTCCCCAGAGAGAAGCTCCGCCAGAGACCTGGAAGCTGGCAGATGGCCAAGATCAAGGTGCCGAGGGGCAGAAGGGGCTAGTTGGTGAGGATGAAGGAGCTCGCTTGGACCCTCTGACTGAAAAAAGTTCTGTAGTCATTTCTAAAGGCTCTGAGAATTCCCTGTCAAGGGATATTGATGAGGAAAGGCGTCCCCCTATCTCCCTGGAGTGTTCCCTCCGGTGTCCTCCAAGCTCACGGGAAGAGGAGCCAGATTTGGGAAGCGAGGGCTCTGTTGGTGAGCAGGAGAGCTCAGAACAGGGCTCAGTCTCTCCCCCAAAGATGGACCTGGTGTCAGGGCCAGCGGATGCTATCCCAGCCTCGGATGAGATTGGAGCTCCAGGGCCCACTTCTGGCTCTCGCATGGAACAAATAGATGTCTTGGGGAAAGAGTTCCTGGCAGAGGTTGAATTTAATGTggaggaaaactgcccagagccAGCTGCTCAGAAGCCTTCACTGGATGAGGAAACCCCAGAACCCACTGGAGCCCCTGAGCCTGCGTCCAGAGCCAAGGAGTCCCGTGGCTCCCCTGGGGTGCCTGAGGGCCCCCAGCTGGATCTGGCTAGGGATGCTGAACAAGCATCCTTCCTCGGGCGGGCGGAGGGGCCTAGCTCCCCATCCCCAGAGTTGACCGACCTCCCCTTTGTACCCAAGCCCCCAAAGACTTCGATTGTTGCTTCTGTGTCCCCTGTGGGCACTGACGAGTCTCATGGCCCCAAACTTCTGGTGGAGAgagctccttcctctcttctgtcCCCTACTAGCCGTTCCCCCAAAGAACCACGAGGTGCAGCGGAAGAGAAGAGCGCCCTGCCTCGGGGGAAGCCGCCAAATGCAGCAGGTGGCCAAAACACAAAATTGGGGAAATCCCAGCCCCGTTCTGCTGCTCCTGTAGCTGCCTTCAAGGAGGCCCAGAGCCCTTCTTCCCCGCTTATCCTAATGCCCAGCCCCGTGGCTCCCCAGGCCCCCCCTAGCCCAGAGGCCTCAAGCAATAAGGGCCCCCCACTTCCCCTGGCCCAGAAGCAAGAGGGGGGTAGGGTGGAGGGAGCGATCACTTCCTCGGCCCGGGCTGTCTCAGGGAACTCGCCCCCCTCATCCTTGTGCCCATCAGACCCTGACACAGCAGCAGCACGGAAAGTGGGATCTCCTCGGCACCGCTCCCCAAGGGGTCAAGGCCTAGCATCCCCCAGAACACCAACCCCAAAGGCGGTCCCCTATGCCAAAGACCAGGCCCCCGCAGGGTCCCCTGAGGTGATCTCAAACCCGTGCTCCAGGGGGCTCTGGGCAGGGCAGGCACCCTTGGGGGGATCCGGACCTCAGGTGGTCCCCAAGTCCCCCACGCCCAGCCAAGTGCCTCTGGGCCCCGTTCCTGGCCCAGGAGTCTGGGCCCCAACTCTCTCCAGGGCAGGGCTGGCTGCCACTCGGCGGGAGGAGTACGGCATCAGGGACGTGGCCCCCCCAGCGGGATCCCGGAAGAGCCGAGAAG GGACCGAGCGGCCACCTCTCCAGGGCTCGGGGCAGTCCCGGTCCAGCTCGTCTAGCGAGGCCGACCCCCTTTCACGATGTGCGGAACTGGAGGACCTCCGGCAAGCAGCTAACATGGCCTTGCGCCCTGCCGCGGGGGCGCTCCCCAACCACAGGG GGTCCCGCAATGATTCTGAGAGTAATGGGGAGTCTCTCCCCGAGCTGGAGGAGCCCGACAATTCGGATCCACGGACCGCCCCACCCCAG GCCCAGCTGGCCCACTCTGTGGGAAGCGAAGAGACCATCAACAAGGCCAAACAGAGCCGGAGTGAGAAGAAAGCCCGAAAG gccATGTCAAAGCTGGGTCTCCGGCAGATCCATGGAGTCACCCGAATCACCATTCGGAAGTCCAAGAACATTCTCTTCGTCATCTCCAAACCCGACGTCTTCAAAAGCCCCGCCTCGGACATCTACATCGTCTTTGGGGAGGCCAAG ATAGAGGATCTTTCCCAGCAAGTGCACAAGGCAGCGGCGGAGAAGTTCAAGGTGCCGGCCGAGCCGTCGCCCATCATCACAGAGACAGTGCCGGGCCTTGGCGCCAAAGAGGAGAGTGACGAGGAGGAg GTGGACGAGACGGGGCTGGAGGTGCGGGACATCGAGCTGGTGATGGCTCAGGCTAACGTGTCTCGAGCGAAGGCTGTCCGGGCGCTGAGACACAACAATAACGACATCGTCAATGCCATCATG GAGCTGACCATGTAG